GCACTACCACACCAACCGTTAATCCCAAAAATTCGTACAGGGTGCGCATCCAGTTAGCATCACGGCGAGCCAGATAGTCGTTAACGGTAACAACATGTACACCTTTGCTGGTAATCGCGTTCAGGTAAGCAGGCAGAGTTGCCATTAATGTCTTACCTTCACCAGTGCGCATCTCTGCCACACGACCTTCGTGCAGGGTAATACCACCAATCAGCTGTACGTCGAAATGACGCATACCCATGCTGCGCTTACCACCTTCACGGACCACCGCAAAAGCTTCAGGCAGAATGGCATCAAGGGTTTCCCCCTGCTGGTAGCGGTCTTTGAATTCCTGTGTCTTGGCACGCAACGCCTCATCAGACAGGCTTGAAATGCTGTCTTCCAGTGCATTTACGGCCTTAACCAGCTTGCGCATTCGTTTCAGCTGCCGGTCATTTCGGCTACCAATAATTTTTTTGACTAAAGAAGCAAACATACTTGTGTGATTGACTATCTCTCAACCGGTTTACTGGGCTAAATCCGGCGAACTTAAACCGCATAAAATCTGCCAGGTGTCTGTTGTACTTAAGACGCCTGGTGCAGTCTGTGTGACTTAGCGACTCTAAATATCGTCAAATCACGACAGTGGACCAGATTCTATCCCCATCTTTATATATGAACACGTCGCCCGGTTTTCAATCCTTGCCGACTTAATTGCCGGTAAGAATGTAGTTCAGCTAAAAATGCAGTGCCACATTTCTTTGATCGAACTGCCGGATAGTGAGATCACTTCGCAGATCGATACATATATCGCTGAGGGTCGACAGCCTTACCATTCTCCAGCACTTCAAGGTGCACATGAGGCCCGGTAGAACGGCCTGAACTTCCCATCTTGGCGATCACCTGTCCCCTTGTCACGATATCGCCCACTTTGACATCGTTAGAGTCGTTATGGGCGTAGCGGGTGACGTAGCCGTTACCATGGTTAATTTCAACCATGGTGCCGTAACCCCACCGGTCACCGGACCAGACCACTACACCTGCACCCAGAGAGAGGATGTCGGTGCCGCGTGGTGCAGCATAATCAATACCATTATGCCAACTGTCCTTACCGGTAAAGGGATCGGTTCGTGCACCAAAGCGGGATGACAACCAACCCTTTGCTGCAGGCAAACCACTGAGGAACGCTTCACCATCAAGCGCTTTATTGGCAAGCAGGTTGTCCAGCAGCTGTAACTGCTGTTCACGATTGTCAATCTGCTCTGCCAGCTTATCCAGCGCATCGGTCAGGGAAGGTTTGGCAAATACCTGAAAACTGTCGGGCAATTCCTCCGGGCCACCCAATGCGGGGACCTGACTGAAATCAAACTCACCATCATCAAGACTGGACAGCAACGTCAGTCGCTCACCCAGCGCATCAAGTCGGGTGATACGACCCTGCAATTCAGCAAGCCGTAATGTCAGGGCATCCAGCTGCCTTTCAGCATCTTCACGGACAGAAGCCAGATCCTGTTTCTGCCCAAGCAGTGTCTGCTTCCAGTTCTCCAGACCTTCTTCGGTCAGAATCATGTCCGAATCATACTTCAGGAAGCCGTACATCAGACCGCCACCCAACGACACTGACAAAGTAACAGCCAGCACAGCAGCTGCAGCCAGATGTCGCCCGCTAACCCGGAATGAGCGGGTACGGGAATGATCCTGTTTGACAACGATGACTTTCATTGAAAAGCCCTGAGCTCCCATTTTTCAGGCACGGCCCTTACGCCTGTCCCGACCCGAACCGGTGACAGGGAACGATGAACCAAGAGTTATAACAAGTGAAGGACTTTAGCACCGACGAACAAATCCCCGCAAGAATACAGATCAACAAACTACCACTGTTTAATCTGAAAACAGGAAAATAATCGAACTTTCACTTACAATTCAAGGAGTTACAAAAGCCCTAACCTGAATTACAAAAAAAGGCCGCTTTAAAAGCGACCTTTTCCAAGACAACTCACCCCGGAGTACTGATACCGACTCAGGCGGTAACAGCGACAGGCTTGAGGTAAGAAATAGGCGATACTTCCGCATCTTCGAAAGTGACCACTTCCCACGCTTCCTGATTTTCCAGCAAATGGCGAACCAGCTTATTGTTCAGTTCATGACCGGATTTAAAACCGACAAACTGACCAATCAGGCTATTGCCCAGCAGATACAGGTCACCAATGGCGTCCAGCATCTTGTGCTTTACAAATTCATCGTGATAACGCAGGCCATCCTCATTGAGAATACGGTAGTCATCCACCACCACCACGTTATCCACACTGCCACCCAGAGCCAGGTTCTGGGAGCGAAGGTATTCAACGTCCCGCATAAAGCCGAACGTACGGGCCCGACTGACTTCTTTCACAAAGGATGTACTGGAGAAATCAATCGTTGCTGTCTGTGAACGACTTTTGAATACCGGATGATCAAAATCAATGGTAAAACTCACCTTGAAGCCGGCATAAGGCTTGAAGGTAGCGGTTTTATCACCGTCGGAAACCGTGACTTCCTTTTTGATCCGGATAAACTTCTTCGGTGCTTCCTGCTCCTGGATGCCCGCAGACTGAACCAGGAAAACGAAAGGACCGGCACTACCGTCCATTATTGGCACTTCATGGGCACTGACTTCAACATAGGCATTATCAATACCCAGTCCTGCCAGAGCGGACAGAAGATGCTCGACAGTATCTACGCGAATACCATCTTTCTGCAGAGATGTGCACAGCGTAGTCTGCCCCACATTCTCGGCGCGTGCGGGTATCTCTACAACTGGGTCGAGATCCGTACGACAAAAGATGATACCTGTATCAACGGGAGCTGGCTTCAGGGTCAGGTAGACCTTTTCGCCAGAATGTAACCCTACTCCCGTGGCACGAATAATGTTTTTCAGGGTACGCTGTCTGATCATGATTACGCAATTCCGCGACCTGTAAGGTCCCTGTTATTTGAATGCAACGACTCATTGTAACAAAAGTTACATTTGACACAAGTCGTAACAGGCACTCAATTAATCTGCTTGCCGACGCAAAAACGCCGGAATATCCAAATAATCCACATTGTCAGTCGATGCCGTCTGACGTTTTGCCGGTTCCGGCTCTGCTTCTGTGGTTACAGTCGCAGGTCTTCCAGCCTCTTCCGCCTCTTTGGTTCGATTGCGGATACTGGGTGGAATGTCCAGTGTTTTAAGATCCAGTGATCCATCATTGCGAGTAGTACGAGGGCGGGAACCATCAACCACTTTCAGGGCAGGATCTGCTTCAGAGTCCTCAGCCCCCAGCCCGGTTGCCACCACAGTGACACGCAATTCATCACTCATTTCGGTGTCGATGACCGCACCTACCACAATAGTGGCGTTCTCGGAAGCGTACTCGGCTACCGTCTCGTTCACCTCGGTGTATTCGTTCAGACCCATATCAATGCCACCGGTAATGTTTACCAGTACACCACGGGCACCACGCAGATTGACGTTCTCCAGCAGCGGGCTGCGAATAGCGCGCTCTGCCGCTTCAACAGCACGGTTGCTACCAGTAGCAGAGCCGGTACCCATCATCGCCATGCCCATTTCAGACATAACAGTGCGAACGTCCGCAAAGTCTACGTTAATCAGACCATCACGGGTAATCAACTCGGAAATACCCTGCACCGCACCGAGCAGTACATCGTTAGCCGCACCAAACGCATTCAGCAGGCTGACATCTTTACCCAGAACTGGCAACAGGTTCTGATTAGGAATACAGATGAGAGAGTCTACATTTTCCTGCAGTTCTTTAAGACCTTCTTCGGCCACAGTCATACGACGACGACCCTCAAAGGAGAAGGGCTTGGTCACCACCGCAACGGTCAAGGCTCCCATTTCACGGGCAATCTGAGCCACAATCGGTGCAGCACCCGTACCTGTACCACCACCCATACCGGCAGTGATAAACACCATGTCAGCACCCTGCAGCAGGTCGCTGATACGATCCCGATCTTCCATGGCCGCTTCACGACCAATTTGCGGGTTGGCGCCGGCACCCAGACCACGAGTAATGCCAGCACCCAGCTGCAGGTGTGTGTGAGCCTGCATGTGTTGTTTCTTAAGAGCCTGAGCGTCAGTGTTAGCGCAGACAAACTCTACGCCCTCCAGCTGACTATTCAGCATGTGGCAGACAGCGTTGCCGCCACCACCGCCGACACCGATAACTTTAATGACCGCTTCCTGCGGCACGTTATCTTCCAACATTTCAAACATGTGGCCCTCTCCTTATTCTCTCACCCTAAACAGGATATTTTCTAAAAACTGGCAGTGGCGTTCAATCAGAAGTTACCCTGAAACCACTGTTTTAACCGATTGAACACACCGTCCTCCTGCTTGCTGAATACAGCTTCCTTACGTCCTTCCTGCTGGACTTTAAGACCGTAATGCAAAAGCCCGACCCCTGTCGAATATATCGGATTACAAACGACATCGGCCAGACCACGCACCGATTGTGGCATACCCAGCCTAACCGGCATATGGAATATTTCTTCTGCCAGCTCGACAACACCTTCCATTTTCGACGTTCCACCTGTCAGGACAATACCTGCAGGGACCAGCTCCTCAAAACCACTGCGACGAAGCTCCTGCTGTATCAGCGTAAAGAGCTCTTCATAGCGAGGCTCTACAACCTCCGCCAGCGACTGCCTGGAGAGTTCCCTGGCCGGACGATCACCGACACTGGGAACCTTGATCATGTCGTCTGCACCAGCCAGCTGAGTCAGTGCACAGGCGTATTTAATCTTCAGTTCTTCCGCATGCTGGGTAGGCGTCCGCAATGCCATGGCAATGTCGTTTGTTACCTGGTCCCCGGCGATAGGAATTACTGCAGTATGGCGAATAGCGCCATCTGTAAAAATGGCAATATCAGTGGTACCACCGCCAATATCCACCATACAGACACCCAGCTCCTTCTCATCCTCGGACAGAACGGAGTAGCTGGATGCCAGTTGCTCAAGAATGATGTCGTCAACTTCAAGTCCACAACGTCGTATACAATTTTCAATATTCTGGGCGGCATTGACCGCACAGGTGACAAGATGAACTCTGGACTCCAGACGTACACCTGACATTCCCAGAGGCTCCTTGACTCCATCCTGAGAATCAATGACATATTCCTGAGGCAGGATATGAAGAATACGCTGGTCGGCAGGAATTGCTACTGCTTTTGCAGCATCAATAACCCGATCAATATCAGCTCTGGTTACTTCACGCTCCCTGATAGCTACAATACCATGAGAATTCAGACTGCGAATATGGTTACCGGCAATGCCGGCATAGACAGAATGGATCTGACAGCCAGCCATCAATTCGGCTTCTTCAATGGCCCGTTTCATAGCATGCACTGTGGAATCGATATTCACAACAACTCCGCGCTTAAGACCCCTGGAAGTATGGGAACCGATACCAATGACCTCCAGTTCACCGTCTTCCAGAATCTCGCCGACGATGGCTACAACCTTGGAGGTGCCAATGTCTAACCCAACAATCAAATTCCCATTCTCTGCCGATGTCATGGCATTAATCTTCCTAAACCGCAAAAGCTACCGTAGTGAGCACAAATAATAGTGAGCACAAATAATCAGCGCGCTGATTCCACCGCCCCTGTTTGCCTTTCCTTTCGCCACTGGCGAAAAACTAATTCTGCCGCCAGGAGACAGACGCACCATTGAGATAGCGCATATCCACGCGCTCCACCTCACTCCAGCGACTGTCTAACCGGGCATGGTACAGACGGATAAACCGCTGTAACCGTTCCATACGCCGATCACGTCCTACATAAACGGTTACGTGATCCACTTTAAACCGCCAGGAGCCCGCTGAACCCAGCTGCAGCTCACTGACTGACAACCCCATGGGTCGCAACAACTGACTGATCGACAGGTATTGCTGCATGACCTCAAGTGCCTCGTCATCCAATCCGGATAACAATGGCAATAATGCAAACTTATCTACCGAGTCAGGCGCAAATACAACACCTTCTCCGGTGATTAACTTATCCTGCTTCCACCGCGCTACCGCCTGACGCTCCTGCAGAGATACCTCCAGACGGTCAGGCCAGCGTCGCCTGAGGCTGGCCTCGCGAACCCAGGGCATCAGCAGTAGCGTCTGACGCATCGCCTCGAGATCAAGATGAAAGAAGCGATTCACCAGAAACGGCTCAAGCTCGGCTTCCACATCAACCCGATCGAGAGACTCAAAGCCGGCATGAATCTCCACACGTGCTATCGGCCGGTTCAGCCAGTTCATCAACGACGGCCAGAGCCATAGAACCGCTGCCAAACTGATAACGCCTGCCACCACCCGGGCTATTTGCCACCCGTTGCGTGAATGCGTAGAGAAAAAAGCCCTGATCCGCCCGGAAGGAGGCGACTGCCGCCTCCTTCTGATCTGTACGGTATCCATCTGACTGCGCGAACGCTCAGACCGGGTCGGCTTCCGCTTCAGCAACAATCTGGCTTTCCCTTTCTTGATCTGCATCCATTATTACCGGACTACTGTCTGGCATTGAAGATTTCAGAACTTCCAGCACCAGTGCATCAAAATCCAGCCCCACCGCTTTCGCGGCCATAGGCACCAGGCTGTGCTCGGTCATGCCTGGAATCGTATTCACTTCCAGCAACCAGAAACGCCCGCGCTGATCTTCCATAAAGTCCACTCGCCCCCAGCCAGAGCAGCCTATCGTCTCAAACGCTGTCAGGGCAATTGCCTGCATCTCCTGCTCACGGGTTTTGCTCAGACCCGATGGCAAACGATAGCCAGTATCATCGGACAAATACTTGGCTTCGTAATCATAAAACTCGTTCTGCGCTTCAATGCGAATGACTGGCAGGGCTTCACCATTCAAAATGGCAACAGTGTACTCCGGCCCGTCTATAAACTGCTCGACCAGAACCGAACTGTTGTGTCCGGACGCTTTCTCAAAAGCGGGCAGCAGATCCTGTTCACGATCCACCCTGGCCACCCCGACACTAGAGCCTTCCAGGCTGGGCTTCACAAACACCGGCAACAGTTCAGCACAATATTCCAGCATGTCAGGCGTCTCGACCAGACGAAAGTCCGGAGTTGGTAATCCGACAGCTTGCCACAGCAGTTTTGTGCGGTATTTATCCATTGCCAGCGCCGACGCCAGAACACCACTACCCTGATAAGGAATCCCCATGGACTCCAGCAGCCCCTGAACGGTGCCATCCTCACCACCACGACCATGCAGGGCAATAAATGCCCGATCCGGCTGGTAAGCTGCAAGCTGACCCATCAGGTCATCCGCCGGATCAATCATTTTGCAGTCCACACCGCTACGAACCAGTGCCGCATAAATCCGGTCACCGCTCACCAGACTGACTTCCCTCTCGGCAGAGGCTCCACCGAGAAGGACTGCCACTTTACCAAACGCCCGGGGATCAAACGGGTCTTGATGCCGACCTGTAGTTACGTTGGTGTTGGATTCATTCATTCCTGTAAGACCTGCTTGTGGCATGGACTTCACTCTCATCAGGCCGGTAAATTATACCGGCTCTCCTAATTTTTCACTCAGTTTCAACGACAGCGCGCCAATATCACCAGCGCCCTGGGTCAAAAGTAAATCGCCGCCGAGCAAGACGCCGGAAAGAATATCATCGAGTGATTCCGGATCGGATACAAAAATCGGATCCAGCTGCCCCCGCTGGCGAATACTTCGACACAGGCTGCGACTATCGGCTCCGGGCACAGGCTCTTCGCCTGCGGCATAGACTTCCATCAGCAGCAGCACATCCACCCTGGACAGCACATCCACAAAGTCTTCATACAGGTCGCGGGTACGCGAATAACGGTGCGGCTGATACAGCATCACCAGTCGTTTATCTTTCCAGCCACTGCGAATCGCATTAACCGTTGCCGCCACTTCTGTCGGGTGGTGACCATAGTCATCCACCAACATAATATTGCCTGTATCACCGGCACTGTTTGTATGCCGATAATGCCCCTGCACCTGAAAGCGACGCCCAACACCCTGAAACTGTCGTAAACCTTCACGAATGGCAGAATCTTTGATGCCTTCATCCGACGCTACCGCAAAGGTTGCCAGGGCGTTTAATACATTGTGATGCCCCGGAATATTCAGCTCCATATCAATGGTCTCACCGGACTGGGTGCGTATCAGGTCAAAACGGGTCTTCATGCCATCCTGACGAATATTCACCGCGCGGATATCAGCATCTTCGCTCACACCGTAAGTGATAACTTGTCGTTTAATTGACGGTAACAGTTCACGCACAACAGGACAATCGATACATACGACAGCCAGCCCGTAAAAAGGCAGGTTGTGCAGAAAGTCCACAAAGGTTTTCTTCAGCTTGCCAAAATCACCTTCATAAGTGGCCATATGGTCGGCATCGATATTGGTGACGATGGATACCATAGGCTGCAGATGCAAAAAGGAAGCGTCCGACTCATCCGCTTCAGCAATCAGATAACGACTGCCTCCCAGCTTGGCATTGGTACCTGCAGAATTCAGGCGTCCACCAATAACAAAGGTCGGGTCAAGGTCGGCATAACCAAACACCGACGCCAGCAAGCTCGTTGTCGTTGTTTTACCATGAGTACCCGCCACGGCAATACCATGCCGGTAACGCATCAGCTCCGCCAGCATCTCTGCCCGCGGTACAATCGGCAGACGTAACGCTTTTGCTTCTGTCACCTCTGGATTCTCACTGGCAACCGCCGTTGACGTTACCACTACATCCGCACCACGAACATGATCTGCATCATGTCCGATGAATACCTTGATACCCTGCCCTTCCAAACGACGGGTGACAGGTGACTGCCGAATATCCGATCCGGATATTTCATAGCCCTGATTGCACAGAACTTCCGCAATACCACACATTCCGGTGCCACCGATACCGACAAAATGAATACGACGAATACGACGCATTTCCGGAACCGGTGTCACTGGAAACATTCGATTATCAGACATTCACCACCTCCAGACAGTGCTCTGCCACCTGTCGGGTTGATTCCGGCAGAGCAATAGACCGGGCCGCTGCCCCCATCTGCTCAAGCCGTGAACGATTTGCAACTAAATCCTGTAACATTCGGGCCAAACTGCCTTTGTTAAATTCGCTTTGCTGGATCATCAGAGCCGCGCTCTGTTCAACCAGATAATGTCCATTCGCGGTTTGATGGTCATCAACCGCCCAGGGATAGGGCACCAGGATGGAAGGGCGACCGGCAATAGCCAACTCTGATACGGTTAACGCACCAGACCGGCAAAGAATCAGGTCTGCCCAATCGTAGGTTTCTGCCATATCATCAATAAATTCTTCAACCCGCCCCTCAACGCCATGGTCACGATACAGCTGTCGGGTTGCTTCAAGGTTACCCTTGCCTGTCTGGTGCCAAATCTGAACCGAAGGCACACCTTCTGACTCGGATAGCAATGCCAGCGCCTCGGGAACTGTCTGGTTAAACACCTGAGCGCCACGACTGCCACCAACAACCAGCAACCGAACCGGAGCATCGCCCCGTTGTTCAAGCGGTTGTACGGCGTTTTGAATATCGGCTCTGACCGGGTTACCAGTGTGAAACACTTTTTCAGTCTTCATACCGGCTTTTTTAAACGTTCCCGGAAAAGCCTCCAGCACCCGGCTCGAGATTCTCGCCAGCACTTTATTCGTCAGTCCGGCAATGGCATTCTGCTCATGAATCACCAGCGGAACGCCTAACAGACGGGCAGCAAGACCACCCGGCCCTGTCACATAACCGCCCATGCCCAACACGCAAACGGGCTTGTGACGCCTTAAAGCCCTGACTGCCCGCAACAGAGAAACTGAAACTCGCCAGGGCGCTTTTAACAAAAAGCCAAGCCCCTTACCCCTCAGTCCGGTCACCGGCAAAAAGCTGATGTCGAAACCGTGCTTCGGCACCAGTTCGGCTTCCATACTGTTGGGTGTACCCAGCCAGTGGATATTAAATCCTCTGGACTTCAGTTCCCGGGCTGTCGCCAGAGCCGGAAAAATATGACCACCCGTACCACCCGCCATCACAACAATCGTTGGCTGATGGGCTGGCTGACGTGCTGGCTGACGTGCTGGCTGAATAGCGGCCGGAGAATGTTCAGGCATGCTGACCTCCCCGGCTGACGGCCCTCCTGCGTCGTTCTGCAGGCTTCTCTTTAACCTTGAACAAGCGTCGCTCATAATCAATTCGTAACAACAACCCAAACGCGAGGCAGTTAATCAACAGACTACTGCCACCATAACTGATTAACGGTAACGCCAGACCTTTAGTCGGGAGCAGACCGGTATTCACGCCAATATTAATCAATGCCTGTCCGCCGAATAACAGAGCGAACCCGTAGGCAACATAGGCGTGAAACAACAAACCTTTCTGTTCACAACGGAAACCAATCTGCAAAACCCGCCAGGAAATAAACAGGAACAGCAGCACAACCACTGAACAGCCAAACACACCAAACTCTTCAGCAAGAACGGCAAACACAAAATCGGTATGCGCTTCTGGCAGATAGAACAACTTCTGGATACTGTTACCCAGACCCACGCCAAACCACTCACCGCGACCAAAAGCGATTAACGCCTGCGTTAACTGATAACCACTGCCAAAAGCATTACCCCAGGGATCAAGGTAAGACGTCAGGCGTGCCATTCGATAAGGTTCAATCCAGATCAGCAAACCAACAGCAACACCCAGCAGAATAAGTAATACGGTGAACTGCATTTTCCGGGCACCGGCCATAAAGATCATGCCCATGGATGCGGTCATCAACACAACCACTGCCCCCAGATCCGGCTCAAGCAACAGCAAAACGGCTGAGGTAATAAGAATCAGCAGCGGCTTCAAAAAGCCACCCCATTGGGTTCTGACTTCATCAAGGCGACGTACAAGGTAGGCCGCCAGATATACAACGATGCACACCTTTGCCGCTTCCGATGCCTGCAAATTGAACACGCCAAGCGGTATCCAACGAACACTGCCGTTAATCTCCCGCCCCACAATCAGCACCAGCACCAGCAGTGAAAGACCAAGAAACAACGATGCCCAGCTGTATCGCTCTATTTTTTTAACGGGTATCAGCATCATAAACAGCATGCAGAACAGACCGGCTCCAATAAACAGGCACTGCTTCAGCATGATGTACATCGGATTACCGTATATACTGTCGGATTCTCCCATGGACGCCGAGCTGACCATCATCAGTCCGATCACCAGAAGTGTCAGAATGGCACCCAGCAGAGGCAAATCAACCATGCTGGCTTTTGTACCTTTACTGTTGAACTCCTGAAGCAGCTTCTGGTGAATGGTCATGGGAGCTCCTGACGATCTATGCCGAGAAACTCAACCACTTGTTGACGGAATAAATCTCCGCGCTGTTCAAAGCTGGCAAACATATCAAAGCTGGCACAGGCCGGTGCCAGCAGTACAATATCACCCGGCTGACTGGCTCTGGCTGACGCGGCAATCGCCTCTCCAAGATCACGTGCATATTCGGATGACACAGAATGCTCCACTGCCTGCTCAATTGCGGGCGCATCACGCCCCATTAAAACCAGTGTTCTGACATACTGACTGACCGGCTGTTCCAGATCGGAGAAATCGGCATCTTTGCCATCTCCTCCGGCAATCAGAACCAGCTTTCCTTTAATCGTACTGCCAAGTCCTTCAATCGCTGCCACAGTCGCGCCGACATTGGTGGCCTTTGAGTCATTAATCCAGACCACACCATCGCGCTCAGCCACCCATTCACAACGGTGTTTCAGACCAGTAAAGCGTTTGAGTACTTCCAACATCGCACTCAGAGGAATGCCAACCTGCTCACCCAGAGCCAGTGCTGACAGAGCATTGGTCTGATTATGTTGCCCACACAGCTTCATCTGCGAACAGTCGAGCAACCTTTCAACGCCCTTGCACAACCAGGTGGTATCACCTTCCTGCAACAGACCATAGTCGTTCAGATCAGGCTTACCCGCTGTAAATGCCACACCACTGACCGCAACAGGCAACAAAGGTGTCGTCAGAGCGTCCTGCTTGTTGTAAACCGCACTTTTGCAGCCTTTATAGATGCGTTGCTTGGCTTGATGATATTCAACCATGGACGGATAGCGATCCATGTGGTCCGGGCTCAGGTTCAGCACTGTCGCAGCCGCAGCTTCCAGCGAATGCGTCGTTTCAAGCTGGAAGCTGGACAATTCAAGGATGTAGAGCTCTTTGCCACCGTCTTCGAGGAGTTCAAGTGCCGGTATGCCAATATTGCCTCCCACCCCAACTGAAAGACCGGCTTCCTCAGCCATTTCACCCAGCAGAGTGGTCACCGTGCTTTTAC
Above is a window of Endozoicomonas montiporae CL-33 DNA encoding:
- a CDS encoding D-alanine--D-alanine ligase, translating into MNESNTNVTTGRHQDPFDPRAFGKVAVLLGGASAEREVSLVSGDRIYAALVRSGVDCKMIDPADDLMGQLAAYQPDRAFIALHGRGGEDGTVQGLLESMGIPYQGSGVLASALAMDKYRTKLLWQAVGLPTPDFRLVETPDMLEYCAELLPVFVKPSLEGSSVGVARVDREQDLLPAFEKASGHNSSVLVEQFIDGPEYTVAILNGEALPVIRIEAQNEFYDYEAKYLSDDTGYRLPSGLSKTREQEMQAIALTAFETIGCSGWGRVDFMEDQRGRFWLLEVNTIPGMTEHSLVPMAAKAVGLDFDALVLEVLKSSMPDSSPVIMDADQERESQIVAEAEADPV
- the ftsZ gene encoding cell division protein FtsZ, which gives rise to MFEMLEDNVPQEAVIKVIGVGGGGGNAVCHMLNSQLEGVEFVCANTDAQALKKQHMQAHTHLQLGAGITRGLGAGANPQIGREAAMEDRDRISDLLQGADMVFITAGMGGGTGTGAAPIVAQIAREMGALTVAVVTKPFSFEGRRRMTVAEEGLKELQENVDSLICIPNQNLLPVLGKDVSLLNAFGAANDVLLGAVQGISELITRDGLINVDFADVRTVMSEMGMAMMGTGSATGSNRAVEAAERAIRSPLLENVNLRGARGVLVNITGGIDMGLNEYTEVNETVAEYASENATIVVGAVIDTEMSDELRVTVVATGLGAEDSEADPALKVVDGSRPRTTRNDGSLDLKTLDIPPSIRNRTKEAEEAGRPATVTTEAEPEPAKRQTASTDNVDYLDIPAFLRRQAD
- the murC gene encoding UDP-N-acetylmuramate--L-alanine ligase; amino-acid sequence: MSDNRMFPVTPVPEMRRIRRIHFVGIGGTGMCGIAEVLCNQGYEISGSDIRQSPVTRRLEGQGIKVFIGHDADHVRGADVVVTSTAVASENPEVTEAKALRLPIVPRAEMLAELMRYRHGIAVAGTHGKTTTTSLLASVFGYADLDPTFVIGGRLNSAGTNAKLGGSRYLIAEADESDASFLHLQPMVSIVTNIDADHMATYEGDFGKLKKTFVDFLHNLPFYGLAVVCIDCPVVRELLPSIKRQVITYGVSEDADIRAVNIRQDGMKTRFDLIRTQSGETIDMELNIPGHHNVLNALATFAVASDEGIKDSAIREGLRQFQGVGRRFQVQGHYRHTNSAGDTGNIMLVDDYGHHPTEVAATVNAIRSGWKDKRLVMLYQPHRYSRTRDLYEDFVDVLSRVDVLLLMEVYAAGEEPVPGADSRSLCRSIRQRGQLDPIFVSDPESLDDILSGVLLGGDLLLTQGAGDIGALSLKLSEKLGEPV
- the murG gene encoding undecaprenyldiphospho-muramoylpentapeptide beta-N-acetylglucosaminyltransferase, which codes for MPEHSPAAIQPARQPARQPAHQPTIVVMAGGTGGHIFPALATARELKSRGFNIHWLGTPNSMEAELVPKHGFDISFLPVTGLRGKGLGFLLKAPWRVSVSLLRAVRALRRHKPVCVLGMGGYVTGPGGLAARLLGVPLVIHEQNAIAGLTNKVLARISSRVLEAFPGTFKKAGMKTEKVFHTGNPVRADIQNAVQPLEQRGDAPVRLLVVGGSRGAQVFNQTVPEALALLSESEGVPSVQIWHQTGKGNLEATRQLYRDHGVEGRVEEFIDDMAETYDWADLILCRSGALTVSELAIAGRPSILVPYPWAVDDHQTANGHYLVEQSAALMIQQSEFNKGSLARMLQDLVANRSRLEQMGAAARSIALPESTRQVAEHCLEVVNV
- the lpxC gene encoding UDP-3-O-acyl-N-acetylglucosamine deacetylase, which produces MIRQRTLKNIIRATGVGLHSGEKVYLTLKPAPVDTGIIFCRTDLDPVVEIPARAENVGQTTLCTSLQKDGIRVDTVEHLLSALAGLGIDNAYVEVSAHEVPIMDGSAGPFVFLVQSAGIQEQEAPKKFIRIKKEVTVSDGDKTATFKPYAGFKVSFTIDFDHPVFKSRSQTATIDFSSTSFVKEVSRARTFGFMRDVEYLRSQNLALGGSVDNVVVVDDYRILNEDGLRYHDEFVKHKMLDAIGDLYLLGNSLIGQFVGFKSGHELNNKLVRHLLENQEAWEVVTFEDAEVSPISYLKPVAVTA
- a CDS encoding cell division protein FtsQ/DivIB, translated to MQIKKGKARLLLKRKPTRSERSRSQMDTVQIRRRRQSPPSGRIRAFFSTHSRNGWQIARVVAGVISLAAVLWLWPSLMNWLNRPIARVEIHAGFESLDRVDVEAELEPFLVNRFFHLDLEAMRQTLLLMPWVREASLRRRWPDRLEVSLQERQAVARWKQDKLITGEGVVFAPDSVDKFALLPLLSGLDDEALEVMQQYLSISQLLRPMGLSVSELQLGSAGSWRFKVDHVTVYVGRDRRMERLQRFIRLYHARLDSRWSEVERVDMRYLNGASVSWRQN
- a CDS encoding M23 family metallopeptidase; the protein is MKVIVVKQDHSRTRSFRVSGRHLAAAAVLAVTLSVSLGGGLMYGFLKYDSDMILTEEGLENWKQTLLGQKQDLASVREDAERQLDALTLRLAELQGRITRLDALGERLTLLSSLDDGEFDFSQVPALGGPEELPDSFQVFAKPSLTDALDKLAEQIDNREQQLQLLDNLLANKALDGEAFLSGLPAAKGWLSSRFGARTDPFTGKDSWHNGIDYAAPRGTDILSLGAGVVVWSGDRWGYGTMVEINHGNGYVTRYAHNDSNDVKVGDIVTRGQVIAKMGSSGRSTGPHVHLEVLENGKAVDPQRYMYRSAK
- the ftsA gene encoding cell division protein FtsA, whose amino-acid sequence is MTSAENGNLIVGLDIGTSKVVAIVGEILEDGELEVIGIGSHTSRGLKRGVVVNIDSTVHAMKRAIEEAELMAGCQIHSVYAGIAGNHIRSLNSHGIVAIREREVTRADIDRVIDAAKAVAIPADQRILHILPQEYVIDSQDGVKEPLGMSGVRLESRVHLVTCAVNAAQNIENCIRRCGLEVDDIILEQLASSYSVLSEDEKELGVCMVDIGGGTTDIAIFTDGAIRHTAVIPIAGDQVTNDIAMALRTPTQHAEELKIKYACALTQLAGADDMIKVPSVGDRPARELSRQSLAEVVEPRYEELFTLIQQELRRSGFEELVPAGIVLTGGTSKMEGVVELAEEIFHMPVRLGMPQSVRGLADVVCNPIYSTGVGLLHYGLKVQQEGRKEAVFSKQEDGVFNRLKQWFQGNF